GAGCAGTCCCAGATGCTCGAACAGGAGCAGCTTGCCCAATGAAGTCGTCAGAGAATCGGAATGGCACAGGGAATCAGACAACTAGGAAGCGCACGGTTCGGGAAGCCTATCGATGGGCTTCCTCTCTTTTGTTGCGGGGCGGGATTGAGGATGCGGACCGGCATGCTGAGTGGCTGGTCCAGGAGGTGCTGGGCTGGGACCGCACCCAGTTCCTGCTCCGCTGGGACGAACCCTTCCCGCTGGAGAAGGAAGCTGAGCTCGAGCAGATGGCTGAGCGGCGGCTCAAGGGGGAACCGCTGCAGTATATCATCGGTGAGCAGGAGTTCTACGGGCTTCCCTTCCGCGTGAACCCTGCGGTGCTCATCCCGCGGCCTGAGACGGAACTGCTCGTAGAAGAGGTCATCAAGCGGGGGAAGGCTTGGGGAGCAGGCGGCACGGCAGCGGCGCCGGCTGAAGCTCCGCTGCGGGTGATCGATGTGGGCACGGGAAGCGGCGCGATCGCTGTGACGCTGGCAGTGAAGTGTCCTGCGTGGCAGATCACTGCGACGGATATCAGCGCGGCAGCCCTGGAAACAGCACGCGGCAATGCGGCGAGGCACGGGGTGATGGATCGCATCACCTGGGTGCAGGGGGATCTCTTGAGTCCGTGGCTTGCAGCGGACGGATCCAGCGGATCGAGTGGATCGAATGGATCGAACGCATTAGATGGATCCAGTGCATCAGAGGAATTACAAGGTTCCAAAGAATCTGATGGATTAAGCGGATCAAATGGACCGAACAGATCTAACAGATCTAACGGATCTAACGGATCGATGGCTCCTTTCGACTATGATATTCTCGTCTCGAACCCGCCTTATATCCCCGATGACGAGATCGAGACGCTGCAAGTGGAAGTGCGCCAATATGAGCCGCGCTCGGCTCTAAGCGGCGGACCTGACGGATTGCACATCTATGCGCGGCTGGTCGAGCAGCTGCAGCAGTTGGAGCGCAAGCCAAGGTTGGTTGCACTGGAAGTGGGACAAGGACAGCATGAGGCTGTGGGTAAGATGCTGGCGAAGCTGAATGAGTGGGATGAGATCACCTATGTACCGGATCTAGCTGGCATTCAGCGTCACGTCATCGCGATGCGGCGTGATTAGACATTAGACAGCACCAAGACGAGATAGGCAGTACTGTGTGGCGGGATGCGGCGGATCCTCGGGAAGCGAAAGGTCGGTTCGTGCTGATAGAATTCGTGCTAACGGGATTCGTGCTAACGGAACAGGAGTACCTTATTTTGCTGAATTGGGCGGTTATTCCGAACTAACGGAACGTGGGTGCGTTATTTCGTTGAAACGGGTCTATCTCATATGGATTCGCAGCGAATAGCGAACTGTAGTTCCGTTAGAATTAACAAGCACCGCATATTTACGAAATAGCGAACTGTAGTTCCATTAGCGAGAGTCCTGAACACAAAAATGATAGGTTTATAGATTCCCCTTACCGGACATACTGGTAGACAGGTGAGGAGAAAGGGGAATCGGACGATGAGCAGATGCTGGTCATCCTATGTTCGCACT
The nucleotide sequence above comes from Insulibacter thermoxylanivorax. Encoded proteins:
- a CDS encoding N5-glutamine methyltransferase family protein produces the protein MKSSENRNGTGNQTTRKRTVREAYRWASSLLLRGGIEDADRHAEWLVQEVLGWDRTQFLLRWDEPFPLEKEAELEQMAERRLKGEPLQYIIGEQEFYGLPFRVNPAVLIPRPETELLVEEVIKRGKAWGAGGTAAAPAEAPLRVIDVGTGSGAIAVTLAVKCPAWQITATDISAAALETARGNAARHGVMDRITWVQGDLLSPWLAADGSSGSSGSNGSNALDGSSASEELQGSKESDGLSGSNGPNRSNRSNGSNGSMAPFDYDILVSNPPYIPDDEIETLQVEVRQYEPRSALSGGPDGLHIYARLVEQLQQLERKPRLVALEVGQGQHEAVGKMLAKLNEWDEITYVPDLAGIQRHVIAMRRD